From the Desulfovibrio sp. UIB00 genome, one window contains:
- a CDS encoding L-serine ammonia-lyase, which produces MYCNRRRFLQSMAVTGAGLCLPSLTWAGFDPLWKPGSVCVNPIDVTVFEMFKIGPGPSSSHTIAPMSAGNDFIHLCAQLPQEQLAQADAVKVHLYGSLSATGKGHGTDRAVAAGLLGQKPDECKAEFLDNLFVKPDDTRTVVLGPARIPLKDSDVIFEQGTIEAPFSNVLVIELLGKGKQLASREYYSVGGGFLQWKGWKAPDKGKPVHAFDSMNGLLEIVKNTGKSIPLIMLENEMSITGQSEQNIRQGAQRIIHVMDSCAATGLGLEGKLKGPFGLERRAKLMLEQAASSPEPADAFAARLSAYGQAGSEENAMGHPIVTAPTAGSAGVMPAVVHMLIKERGKTEADLVDGLLVASMVGTLIKRHASVAGADVGCQGEIGSASSMAAAMLSQVMGETPDVVENAAEFALEHHLGMTCDPVGGYVQIPCISRNAMSSVKSWNAWMMARTGQGTKHPVGLDLCIRTMNQTGRDMKDDYRETARGGLALFYTQGC; this is translated from the coding sequence ATGTACTGTAATCGTCGGCGTTTCCTGCAATCAATGGCTGTGACGGGCGCGGGACTGTGCCTGCCCTCGCTCACGTGGGCAGGTTTTGACCCCCTGTGGAAGCCTGGCTCCGTGTGCGTCAATCCCATTGATGTGACCGTGTTCGAGATGTTCAAGATCGGCCCTGGCCCCTCCAGTTCGCACACCATCGCGCCCATGTCGGCGGGTAATGATTTTATCCATTTGTGCGCCCAGTTGCCGCAGGAGCAGCTTGCCCAGGCGGATGCCGTCAAGGTGCACCTGTACGGCAGCCTCTCGGCCACGGGCAAGGGGCACGGCACTGACCGCGCCGTGGCGGCGGGCCTGCTTGGGCAAAAGCCCGATGAATGCAAGGCCGAATTTCTGGACAACCTTTTTGTAAAACCGGACGACACCCGCACGGTGGTACTTGGCCCGGCCCGGATTCCGCTCAAGGATTCGGACGTGATCTTTGAACAGGGCACAATCGAGGCTCCGTTCAGCAACGTGCTGGTCATCGAGCTGCTGGGCAAGGGCAAACAGCTTGCCTCGCGCGAATACTATTCCGTGGGCGGCGGGTTTTTGCAGTGGAAGGGCTGGAAGGCACCGGACAAAGGCAAGCCCGTACATGCCTTTGATTCCATGAACGGCCTGCTTGAAATCGTGAAGAACACGGGCAAGAGCATTCCGCTCATTATGCTGGAAAACGAAATGTCCATCACCGGGCAGTCGGAACAGAACATCCGGCAGGGCGCGCAGCGCATCATCCACGTGATGGACAGTTGCGCCGCCACGGGCCTTGGGCTGGAAGGCAAGCTCAAGGGGCCGTTTGGCCTGGAGCGTCGGGCCAAACTCATGCTGGAGCAGGCCGCCAGCTCGCCGGAGCCAGCCGATGCCTTTGCGGCGCGGCTGTCGGCCTACGGGCAGGCCGGGTCGGAAGAAAACGCCATGGGCCACCCCATTGTGACCGCGCCCACGGCGGGTTCGGCAGGGGTTATGCCTGCGGTGGTGCACATGCTCATCAAGGAGCGCGGCAAAACAGAAGCCGACCTTGTGGACGGCCTCCTGGTGGCCTCCATGGTGGGGACGCTCATCAAGCGGCACGCCAGTGTGGCGGGCGCGGACGTGGGCTGTCAGGGCGAGATCGGCTCCGCCTCAAGTATGGCGGCTGCCATGCTGTCGCAGGTGATGGGCGAAACGCCCGATGTGGTGGAAAATGCGGCAGAATTTGCGCTGGAGCACCATCTGGGCATGACCTGCGACCCTGTGGGCGGCTATGTGCAGATTCCCTGTATTTCGCGCAACGCCATGAGTTCCGTGAAGTCGTGGAACGCCTGGATGATGGCCCGCACCGGGCAGGGCACCAAGCACCCTGTGGGGCTTGATCTCTGTATCCGCACCATGAACCAGACAGGCCGCGACATGAAGGACGACTACCGCGAAACCGCGCGCGGCGGGCTGGCATTGTTCTATACGCAGGGGTGCTAG
- a CDS encoding DUF86 domain-containing protein, whose product MDTDVIKTKLVSLQRCMERIRQKTPANAQQLAEDFDLQDILILNLQRAVQISIDIATSILADSPAVPSTMAEAFLLLHRQGVLSEAVARKLAKGVGLRNIAVHEYTSLDWNVVYAVAHTHIEDFAEFGREISTWVKSRT is encoded by the coding sequence ATGGATACGGATGTCATCAAGACAAAGCTTGTTTCACTCCAGCGCTGCATGGAGCGCATCCGTCAGAAAACCCCGGCAAATGCGCAGCAACTCGCAGAGGATTTTGACCTCCAGGACATTCTCATTCTGAACCTGCAACGCGCTGTGCAGATCAGCATTGATATTGCCACCAGCATCCTTGCCGACTCCCCGGCGGTGCCTTCAACGATGGCGGAGGCCTTTTTGCTGCTGCACCGGCAGGGGGTACTCTCCGAGGCTGTGGCGCGCAAACTCGCCAAGGGTGTGGGCCTGCGCAATATCGCAGTGCATGAATACACCAGTCTGGACTGGAATGTGGTCTACGCCGTGGCGCATACGCACATTGAAGATTTTGCGGAATTTGGCCGCGAAATCAGCACATGGGTGAAATCGCGGACGTAA
- a CDS encoding nucleotidyltransferase domain-containing protein: MTTALIQQVARTLALHPEIQLAFVFGSAARDALRPDSDVDVAVLAASQLSPEARLELMAELSLVVKREVDLVDLSTAWGLILRQVLTTGTLALKRSDTAHAMLLKRMLFDQADMEPLRQRIIEKSLERGF, translated from the coding sequence ATGACAACCGCTCTCATCCAACAAGTAGCAAGAACGCTTGCGCTCCATCCTGAAATTCAGCTGGCGTTCGTGTTCGGCTCCGCAGCCCGTGACGCTCTGCGGCCCGACAGCGATGTGGACGTGGCTGTACTTGCGGCATCTCAACTCTCGCCCGAGGCGCGGCTTGAACTCATGGCAGAGCTTAGCCTTGTCGTGAAGCGCGAGGTTGACCTTGTTGACCTGTCCACTGCCTGGGGGCTGATTTTACGTCAGGTGCTGACCACAGGCACCCTGGCCCTCAAGCGTTCAGACACCGCCCATGCCATGCTGCTCAAGCGCATGCTTTTTGATCAGGCGGACATGGAGCCGCTGCGCCAAAGAATCATTGAAAAAAGTCTGGAACGGGGGTTCTGA